One Sulfoacidibacillus ferrooxidans DNA window includes the following coding sequences:
- a CDS encoding amidase — MMAEKDLASELTHLTATEMIKGLEQKLFSSVELVQAHVTRMETVNPKLNAVAYERYELALKEAETSDQERLSRSYCTDTPRLQGMPITVKEMYSVQGLPITGGVHKHRNRMAEEDAAVVSRVKAAGAIILAKTNMSTLTMAHETDNVLFGRTNHPLDPLRTPGGSSGGEAALISSFASPWGIGSDLGGSIRLPAHLCGLVGIRPTYDRISSAGEYPAYHHHLHMNSAGVLARNVEDVQLLYEVLSDHVIMNYDMEDTPIKWLSSSEKAPLDEELENGMLRLADILRDASVQIEEVDGNLLSGSTALWQNIILEDRGKETIDEIQEGPTFHLFSELLKSGRGKSVYHKWILRLLLGARLFPPSEQTIQSIPRQIEEMRSRFHDVIGNHGILIMPTYPTAAPFHGKITQYVYNNMGSRVLPYLVFVNVLGYPSMSVPIGRTKMGLPFGIQVVGGYRQEQRVFAVAKYIESVARYV; from the coding sequence ATGATGGCAGAGAAAGACCTAGCAAGCGAACTGACTCATTTAACTGCAACTGAGATGATAAAAGGGTTGGAACAAAAATTATTTAGTTCAGTGGAACTCGTGCAAGCGCACGTAACTCGTATGGAAACTGTGAATCCTAAGTTAAACGCAGTAGCATATGAACGTTATGAACTTGCTCTAAAGGAAGCAGAAACTTCAGATCAAGAGCGGTTGTCGAGATCTTATTGTACGGATACTCCTCGTTTGCAAGGTATGCCAATCACGGTCAAAGAAATGTACAGCGTCCAAGGTCTGCCCATCACAGGTGGCGTGCATAAGCATCGCAACCGCATGGCAGAGGAGGACGCTGCTGTTGTTTCACGAGTCAAAGCAGCAGGCGCGATCATTTTAGCAAAGACCAACATGTCCACATTGACCATGGCTCATGAAACGGATAATGTACTTTTTGGACGCACGAACCATCCGCTCGATCCTTTACGCACACCCGGTGGATCGAGCGGGGGAGAGGCTGCGCTCATTTCTTCTTTTGCTTCTCCGTGGGGCATTGGCAGTGATTTGGGCGGATCGATTAGACTTCCAGCTCATTTATGTGGATTGGTAGGAATCAGACCGACTTATGATCGGATTTCATCCGCTGGTGAATATCCGGCTTATCACCATCACCTCCATATGAATTCCGCAGGAGTTTTAGCGCGAAACGTGGAGGATGTCCAACTTTTATACGAAGTTTTGAGTGATCACGTCATCATGAACTACGACATGGAAGACACTCCAATCAAGTGGTTATCTTCTTCGGAAAAGGCACCGTTAGATGAAGAACTTGAGAATGGTATGCTGAGATTGGCCGATATTTTACGTGATGCGAGTGTACAGATAGAGGAAGTAGATGGCAATTTACTTTCGGGCTCTACCGCATTGTGGCAAAATATCATCTTAGAAGATCGAGGCAAAGAGACGATTGATGAAATACAAGAAGGACCTACTTTTCATTTATTTTCAGAACTTCTGAAGTCTGGACGTGGCAAGAGTGTGTATCATAAGTGGATCTTGCGATTACTATTAGGGGCACGACTGTTTCCCCCTAGTGAGCAAACGATTCAATCAATCCCCCGACAAATCGAAGAAATGCGGAGTCGATTTCATGATGTGATAGGCAATCATGGTATTTTGATTATGCCAACCTACCCTACAGCAGCACCGTTTCATGGGAAAATCACGCAGTATGTATATAATAATATGGGCAGTCGTGTTCTTCCGTATCTTGTATTTGTCAATGTATTGGGATATCCGAGTATGTCTGTGCCCATCGGACGAACGAAGATGGGATTGCCCTTTGGCATTCAAGTAGTAGGTGGATATAGACAAGAGCAACGAGTTTTTGCTGTGGCAAAGTACATCGAGAGTGTCGCTCGCTATGTGTAA
- a CDS encoding tannase/feruloyl esterase family alpha/beta hydrolase codes for MSEFLKRSQWLPDLTTQGVGANPDSVALVYKRPRIDHQVPGREWHTQIGTAQAIFRFPEQGMWNGKIMIGATPAVRSEYSLDLLLGDDALSKGYAYAACDKGTPGLTLRDSSRQMSEWLINYKLLTDMAHDLVLECYGETPKKTYIAGVSNGGYIVRAMLERYPEKFDGGVEWEGVLWNTGVRHLLTTLPTYIDAYPILMNWRGDCTKDERHKAREKLLDAGLNPQSSPHWDVYMSSYWIVSLWLYGHSLDPDWPAFQATWNNDWLKDPRPLGEYPFHERIEIVNERITPIELTGHISKPLLSVAGNWDCLVPFAFHAKGYEKMVRVAGSGHLHRLYEIMHGNHVDGLLIQDRQRQEPVLPYFEAAVRYLEQWVEDKQEPPTAGSFSSIQSFAGDMNVMSFVTNEESIEGSCMT; via the coding sequence GTGAGTGAGTTTTTGAAGCGATCGCAGTGGTTACCTGATCTGACTACACAGGGAGTTGGAGCCAATCCTGATTCTGTAGCGCTCGTATACAAGAGACCTCGCATTGATCATCAGGTTCCGGGACGTGAGTGGCATACGCAGATCGGGACGGCACAGGCGATCTTTCGATTTCCCGAGCAAGGCATGTGGAATGGGAAAATCATGATAGGCGCCACACCTGCTGTTCGCAGTGAGTATTCACTTGATCTCTTGCTAGGTGATGATGCATTGTCCAAAGGGTATGCATATGCAGCTTGTGATAAAGGAACTCCAGGACTTACATTGCGCGATTCCAGTCGACAAATGTCTGAATGGCTTATAAATTATAAGTTACTTACGGATATGGCGCATGATCTTGTTTTGGAATGTTACGGAGAGACCCCTAAAAAGACATACATAGCAGGCGTTAGTAATGGTGGTTATATCGTGCGAGCGATGCTTGAGCGCTACCCTGAAAAATTTGATGGCGGGGTTGAATGGGAAGGCGTATTATGGAATACAGGTGTTAGGCATCTGTTAACAACACTTCCAACTTACATAGATGCGTATCCGATTCTCATGAATTGGCGAGGAGATTGTACGAAAGATGAACGCCATAAGGCGCGTGAAAAGTTACTTGATGCAGGGCTTAATCCACAGTCATCTCCTCATTGGGACGTGTATATGTCATCCTATTGGATTGTATCTTTATGGCTATACGGACACAGTTTAGATCCAGACTGGCCTGCTTTTCAAGCCACGTGGAATAACGATTGGTTAAAAGATCCTAGACCACTTGGAGAGTACCCTTTTCATGAGCGGATAGAGATCGTGAATGAAAGAATTACACCTATTGAATTGACTGGACACATTTCTAAACCATTGCTCTCTGTTGCGGGAAATTGGGATTGTCTTGTTCCATTTGCCTTTCACGCTAAGGGCTACGAAAAGATGGTGAGAGTAGCTGGTTCTGGTCACTTACATAGATTGTACGAGATTATGCATGGAAATCATGTGGATGGATTATTGATCCAAGATCGCCAACGGCAAGAACCTGTTCTTCCTTATTTTGAGGCAGCGGTGCGATATCTCGAACAATGGGTAGAAGATAAACAGGAACCTCCAACAGCAGGCTCATTTTCCTCTATCCAAAGTTTTGCTGGAGATATGAATGTAATGTCTTTCGTTACTAATGAAGAGTCCATTGAAGGGAGCTGTATGACATGA
- a CDS encoding proton-conducting transporter membrane subunit translates to MYRVAHVLINLLTIAFSIALVFIGWFGLYHIVVLVDYPISTDYISIPFLVLNLMTTPLSSVFLMILGALGALSSLYGIGYGGGYRERNYGTWLDIGVLLFIAAMASVFLAANVFTFLIGWETMSFVSYLLVIYESERKGVTTAGLLYIAMTQLGTVFIILAFYLLHQYTGSYNFIDFSKMVISLPPVLQSFIFIFTFIGFSLKAGIMPLHIWLPRAHPAAPSHVSALMSGIMLKTALYGLLMIDFYWLHPQTWWGVLLIIVGASSAILGAFHSTLEVDIKRILAYSSIENMGLLFMGSGLALLAAAFHLWSIEGIALVATLYQAVNHAAFKSLLFHGAGSVIHGTQERSLNHLGGLLRKMPITASAMGIGLLAVTAIPPLNGFMSEWLLFTDTVQFAHLTLHHLLGLFPMITMVALLFTGALVALMSARIFGIAFQGEGRSEGARHAHEAPLTMRFALLLGIVLPILLGVFPVAIVNILERTIPVDTRFSTAQLWYAHSAINMSLLPIMLLLLFVGGGGIVWLLVRFFAGKERRLLAPTWTCGGSRMAYMSYSATGFSQPPKRTFRAFRIPVARGYIYHPAWALVLRTAKNFRRIQNGSVRSYLLYLFITVIILLIVVR, encoded by the coding sequence ATGTATCGAGTTGCACATGTATTGATCAACTTACTGACGATAGCTTTTTCAATAGCACTTGTATTTATTGGATGGTTTGGTCTATATCACATAGTGGTTCTTGTTGATTATCCGATATCTACAGACTATATCTCTATACCATTTCTTGTACTTAATCTAATGACGACTCCATTGTCTAGTGTGTTTTTGATGATCCTTGGTGCACTAGGTGCATTATCTTCTTTATATGGGATTGGATATGGAGGAGGATATCGAGAAAGAAATTATGGTACATGGCTTGATATCGGGGTGCTCTTGTTTATTGCTGCTATGGCAAGTGTTTTTTTAGCAGCGAATGTATTTACATTCTTAATAGGTTGGGAAACGATGTCGTTTGTGTCTTATCTACTCGTCATCTATGAGTCAGAACGCAAAGGGGTCACGACAGCTGGTCTACTATATATCGCCATGACGCAACTAGGAACGGTGTTTATTATATTGGCATTTTATTTATTGCATCAGTATACAGGAAGTTATAACTTTATCGATTTCTCTAAAATGGTCATATCACTGCCCCCTGTGTTACAAAGCTTTATTTTTATATTTACATTTATTGGATTTTCTTTGAAAGCAGGAATTATGCCGCTACATATCTGGCTACCTCGAGCCCATCCTGCTGCGCCTAGTCACGTGTCAGCACTTATGTCTGGAATCATGTTAAAAACAGCATTGTATGGGTTACTCATGATCGATTTTTATTGGCTCCATCCACAGACTTGGTGGGGCGTACTACTGATTATAGTTGGAGCAAGTAGTGCGATATTGGGAGCATTTCACTCTACCTTGGAAGTCGATATTAAGCGCATACTCGCGTATAGCAGCATTGAAAATATGGGTCTCTTATTTATGGGGAGTGGTCTAGCTCTCTTGGCGGCTGCCTTTCATTTGTGGTCGATTGAAGGGATTGCGTTAGTAGCGACCCTTTATCAAGCAGTGAATCACGCAGCCTTCAAAAGCTTGCTTTTCCATGGAGCAGGATCAGTCATTCATGGTACGCAGGAACGTTCCCTCAATCACTTAGGAGGGTTACTGCGCAAAATGCCGATAACAGCAAGTGCTATGGGGATTGGATTATTGGCTGTTACGGCTATTCCGCCACTCAATGGATTTATGAGTGAATGGTTGTTGTTTACCGATACTGTTCAGTTTGCACACCTCACACTACATCACCTGCTTGGGCTATTTCCAATGATTACAATGGTTGCTTTATTATTTACTGGTGCACTTGTTGCCTTGATGTCTGCACGGATCTTTGGCATCGCTTTTCAGGGTGAAGGAAGGTCTGAAGGTGCAAGACACGCTCATGAAGCACCACTTACGATGCGGTTTGCGCTGCTCCTCGGAATCGTATTGCCTATACTACTAGGTGTTTTTCCGGTAGCAATTGTAAATATCTTAGAGCGCACTATACCTGTGGATACACGTTTCTCTACAGCTCAATTGTGGTATGCGCATAGCGCCATTAACATGTCGCTCTTGCCGATTATGTTGTTGCTACTTTTTGTGGGTGGTGGAGGGATTGTTTGGTTACTTGTACGTTTTTTTGCAGGGAAGGAGCGACGATTGTTGGCGCCTACGTGGACTTGCGGCGGCAGCCGTATGGCCTATATGTCCTATAGCGCAACAGGGTTTTCGCAACCTCCTAAACGTACTTTCCGAGCATTTAGGATACCAGTTGCGCGTGGATATATATACCATCCTGCGTGGGCTCTTGTGTTGCGTACCGCAAAGAATTTTCGGAGAATCCAAAATGGAAGCGTACGATCGTATTTACTTTATTTATTTATTACAGTAATTATTTTACTTATTGTGGTGCGTTAG
- a CDS encoding class II aldolase/adducin family protein produces MKGIPMIPTFKNVEEERRYRKERLAGAFRLFALFGFDEGVAGHITVRDPEHVDQFWVNPFGMHFSQIKVSDLILVNHAGKVVEGDAMVNAAAFAIHSQVHQARPDVIAAAHAHSMYGKAWSTLGRLLDPITQDACAFYDDHALFDDYTGVVLDVEEGQRIGKVLGSRKAVILRNHGLLTVGHSVEETAWWFIAMDRSCQAQLLAEAAGQPILIDPEHAALTRTQVGSEIAGWFSFQPLWSMISQLQPDFLD; encoded by the coding sequence ATGAAGGGAATACCGATGATACCCACATTTAAAAATGTAGAGGAAGAGCGCAGATACCGCAAAGAACGTCTTGCAGGGGCATTTCGCCTCTTTGCTTTATTTGGATTCGACGAGGGTGTAGCAGGTCATATCACAGTACGCGATCCTGAACACGTAGACCAATTCTGGGTAAATCCGTTTGGCATGCACTTCTCACAGATCAAAGTTTCTGATCTCATTCTCGTCAATCATGCGGGTAAAGTAGTTGAAGGCGATGCTATGGTCAATGCCGCAGCGTTTGCTATTCACTCACAGGTTCATCAGGCACGTCCTGATGTCATCGCGGCGGCTCACGCTCATTCTATGTATGGAAAGGCATGGTCGACACTTGGGCGATTACTAGATCCTATTACTCAAGATGCGTGCGCTTTTTATGATGATCATGCGTTATTTGACGACTATACAGGTGTAGTTCTAGATGTGGAAGAAGGGCAGCGAATTGGCAAAGTACTGGGATCTCGCAAGGCCGTCATCTTGCGCAACCATGGACTACTGACAGTGGGTCATTCGGTTGAAGAGACTGCGTGGTGGTTTATTGCCATGGATCGGTCTTGTCAAGCTCAATTGCTTGCAGAAGCTGCTGGTCAACCGATCCTGATTGATCCAGAACATGCTGCATTAACGCGTACTCAAGTGGGGTCAGAGATAGCAGGGTGGTTTAGTTTTCAACCGCTGTGGAGTATGATTTCACAGTTACAGCCTGATTTCTTAGACTAG
- a CDS encoding 3-hydroxybutyrate dehydrogenase yields MTGNSLQGKVAVVTGAASGIGLAIAQRFANEGARVVISDIRLEAAQEAALALREQSLDAHAVAADMTNEQDIQTLIEKADELGGVHLLINNAGMQHVSTLEEFPIEKFRLLIDLMLVGPFIATKYAFPIMKRQQFGRIINMASVNGLIGFAGKAAYNSAKHGIIGLTKVAALEGALDGITVNALCPGYVDTPLVRKQLGDIAKTRGVELDRVLEEVIYPLVPQRRLLETEEIADYALFLASHQARSVTGQAVVIDGGYVAQ; encoded by the coding sequence ATGACGGGGAATTCATTACAAGGTAAAGTGGCGGTGGTAACTGGAGCCGCAAGTGGTATTGGACTTGCAATTGCACAGCGATTTGCAAATGAGGGTGCACGTGTAGTTATTTCTGATATACGCTTGGAAGCTGCGCAAGAAGCTGCTTTAGCACTTCGAGAACAGTCGTTAGATGCGCACGCAGTAGCCGCCGATATGACAAACGAACAGGATATCCAAACCTTAATAGAAAAGGCGGATGAACTGGGTGGCGTCCATCTCCTGATCAATAATGCGGGAATGCAACATGTTTCGACGCTTGAGGAGTTTCCAATAGAAAAATTTCGCTTGTTGATTGACCTCATGCTAGTTGGCCCCTTTATTGCGACGAAATATGCATTTCCAATCATGAAGAGACAACAATTTGGACGGATTATCAATATGGCATCTGTGAATGGTCTCATCGGATTTGCAGGGAAAGCAGCCTATAACTCTGCAAAACACGGTATCATTGGACTGACTAAAGTAGCTGCTCTAGAAGGCGCGTTAGATGGAATCACTGTCAATGCTTTATGTCCAGGCTATGTCGATACCCCTTTGGTACGAAAGCAATTGGGGGATATAGCAAAGACACGTGGAGTGGAACTCGACAGAGTTTTAGAAGAAGTGATCTATCCGCTCGTACCACAAAGAAGATTACTAGAGACGGAAGAGATTGCTGACTATGCGCTGTTTTTAGCATCACATCAAGCGCGCAGCGTTACAGGGCAGGCAGTAGTCATAGATGGTGGATATGTGGCGCAATAG